GACAACGCTCACACGCTGGTGTGGCGCACAACCGTTGGCGCAGCGGCGATTTCGGTCGCCCAGCGCATCGCGGGCCTACTGCGCTGCGAAGGGTTGCGGGCCAAGGTCGCCACCGCCACCGACTTGGTCGAACTCGATCGCCGGCTCGGCTGGGACGCGGTGTCGGGACCGGTGCAGCGATGGAAAGCCATCCGTGGGGAAGCGGGCTGGCTGAGCACCTATGCGTATCCGCCCCAGGCGATCACGTCGCGCAACCTGTCGCAGGCGTGGACGCTGCGCGCCGACGAGGTCATCCAGAACGTCACGGTGTATCCGGACGCGCAGTGCACCGCGACGATCACCGTGCGCACGCCGACGCCCGCGCCCACGCCGCCCAGCGTGATCCTGCGCCGCCTCAACGGCGAGCAGGCCGCGGCGGCGTCGGCCAACATGTGCGGCCCCCGACCACACCTGCGCGGAATCCGGCGCAGCCCGCTGCCCGCGGAGTTGGTTACCGAGATCGGGCCGTCGGGGGTGCTGATCGGGAAACTCAGCAACGGTGATCGGCTGCTGGTGCCGGTCACCGACGCCGGTGAACTGTCGCGCGTCTTCGTCGCCGCCGACGACCCGATCGCCAAGCGGATCGTGATCCGCACCGCGGGCGCCGGGGAACGCGTCTGCGTGCACACCCGTGACATGTCACGCTGGGTCAGCGTGCGGATGCCGGAGATCAGCGTCGTCAACGGCTCGCGCCCGGCACCGCGCACCACCGTCAGCGTGGTGGAGTACGCCGCGCGGCGGGGCAGGGACAGCAACGGGGGGCCCGACGGCGGGGGCCCCGATATCCGGGACGCCGCGATCTCGCCCACCCCGCGGCCGGCGACGGTGATCACCATCGCTCCCGCGGGCGCCAGGCTCTCCGAGGGGCAGCGCCACGGCTTCGAGGTGATCATCGAGCAAGTCGGTCCCTCGGTGGTGAATGTCAGTGCCGCGGGGAAGAATTGGCTTGCCGAGATGGACATGTTCCGCGCGGAGCACCGCTACGTCAGCCTGGATCCGGTCACCATGTCGGTCGGCACGTAGAAGTTCGGTAACGCGAGTTTGAGGCATAGTTTGATGAGCGCACGTGGTGGCAGCTCGGTCCGGTCCGGGGCGGTTGCCCGCAACCCCGATGACCACGGCCACGGCGCCCGTGATGGGGGATCTGATGGGTGATTTACAAACGGCCCGAAGGCATTTCGACCGGGCCATGGGGATCATGAGCAGGCAGGGCCGGGCGGCGGCCCTGCCGGAGTTCGCCGCCGCCACCGATGCCGACGCGTCGATGGCCGACGCGTGGCTGGGGCGCATCGC
The sequence above is drawn from the Mycobacterium marseillense genome and encodes:
- the eccE gene encoding type VII secretion protein EccE produces the protein MRPNLTGFSRGSNRRVVGVWVVFVLALASWLLAGYIGAAVAVVVGVAVVFVRWWGQPAWSWAVLWRRGRRPIDWSAPITVANNRSGGGVRVQDGVAVVAVQLLGRAHQATMVTGSVTVETDNVIDVVELVPMLRQALGLQLDSISVVSIGSRHGTVGDYPRVYDSEIGTPPYAGWRETWLIMRLAVLDNAHTLVWRTTVGAAAISVAQRIAGLLRCEGLRAKVATATDLVELDRRLGWDAVSGPVQRWKAIRGEAGWLSTYAYPPQAITSRNLSQAWTLRADEVIQNVTVYPDAQCTATITVRTPTPAPTPPSVILRRLNGEQAAAASANMCGPRPHLRGIRRSPLPAELVTEIGPSGVLIGKLSNGDRLLVPVTDAGELSRVFVAADDPIAKRIVIRTAGAGERVCVHTRDMSRWVSVRMPEISVVNGSRPAPRTTVSVVEYAARRGRDSNGGPDGGGPDIRDAAISPTPRPATVITIAPAGARLSEGQRHGFEVIIEQVGPSVVNVSAAGKNWLAEMDMFRAEHRYVSLDPVTMSVGT